From Nitrospira sp., a single genomic window includes:
- a CDS encoding efflux RND transporter permease subunit, which yields MNAIVLIALRRPYTFVVMSILIVLLGSLTVLHMPTDVFPNITIPVTSVVWIYSGLLPQQVEGRITYLFERFLTSTVEGIKYIHSHSYYGSSITNIFLQDGVDVGRAEADIVGIAQNVVKALPPDISPPMVMRLAPSSIPVAMLQISSDHLTPAELYNLAYMRIRPLLVTVPGIVLPHPYGGQDMQVMVNLDQQKLLARHLTPADIHDVLMKQYLVLPSGDIKIKTTDWIVQTNASPLKIEDFNDIPIKREGNAFVYLRDVATVKLMGRVQQNVVLVNGKQTVTIVAMKSTEASTLDVVEGIKQMIPRAEQVSPEGVKITLLNDASTFVKDSIKDVVHEMATAGALVGLIVLLLLGSWRATVIVWTSIPLSILTAIVGLHLLEETINVMTLGGLALAVGILVDDATVMIENIDRHLEMGKPLEQAIIDAANQIVVPTLVATLCIAIVWLPLFKLGGVAGYLFKPMAEAVIIAMLASFILSRTLVPTMAKYLLKEHHVAAA from the coding sequence ATGAACGCTATCGTCCTCATCGCGCTGCGCAGACCCTATACCTTCGTCGTGATGTCCATTCTCATCGTCCTGTTGGGAAGCCTCACCGTGCTGCATATGCCCACCGATGTCTTCCCGAACATCACCATCCCCGTGACCTCCGTGGTCTGGATCTATTCGGGACTCCTGCCGCAGCAGGTGGAAGGTCGCATCACGTACCTGTTCGAGCGCTTTCTGACGTCAACGGTGGAGGGCATTAAATACATCCATAGCCATTCCTATTATGGGAGCAGCATCACGAATATCTTTCTCCAGGATGGGGTCGACGTAGGCCGGGCCGAAGCGGACATCGTGGGGATTGCGCAAAACGTCGTGAAGGCTCTTCCGCCGGATATTTCCCCGCCCATGGTCATGCGTCTCGCGCCCTCCTCCATTCCTGTCGCCATGTTGCAGATCAGTTCCGACCACCTGACCCCGGCGGAACTCTACAACCTTGCCTATATGCGGATCCGCCCCCTGCTTGTAACTGTGCCTGGCATTGTCCTCCCACACCCCTATGGCGGACAGGACATGCAGGTCATGGTGAACCTGGATCAACAGAAGTTACTCGCGCGGCACCTGACACCGGCGGATATTCACGATGTGCTGATGAAGCAGTATCTGGTTCTCCCCTCCGGCGACATCAAGATCAAAACGACCGACTGGATCGTGCAGACGAACGCCTCCCCGCTCAAGATCGAGGACTTCAACGATATCCCCATCAAGCGGGAGGGCAACGCCTTCGTCTACTTGCGCGATGTCGCCACCGTGAAGCTCATGGGTCGCGTGCAACAGAACGTGGTGCTGGTGAATGGGAAACAGACCGTCACCATCGTCGCGATGAAAAGCACCGAAGCCTCCACACTGGACGTGGTCGAGGGCATCAAGCAGATGATTCCGCGTGCCGAACAGGTGTCCCCGGAAGGTGTCAAGATCACGCTGCTCAACGATGCGTCCACCTTCGTGAAGGACTCGATCAAGGATGTCGTGCATGAAATGGCGACCGCCGGCGCCCTGGTCGGCCTGATCGTGCTGTTACTGCTCGGCTCCTGGCGAGCCACGGTCATCGTCTGGACCTCGATACCGCTGTCCATTCTGACAGCCATTGTCGGCCTGCATCTGCTCGAAGAAACGATCAACGTCATGACCCTGGGCGGGCTGGCGTTGGCCGTCGGCATTCTGGTCGATGACGCGACCGTGATGATCGAAAACATCGATCGCCATCTCGAGATGGGCAAACCCTTGGAGCAAGCCATCATCGACGCCGCCAATCAGATCGTGGTGCCGACGCTCGTCGCGACGCTGTGCATTGCCATCGTCTGGCTTCCACTCTTCAAACTCGGCGGAGTGGCCGGATATCTGTTCAAACCTATGGCGGAAGCCGTCATCATCGCCATGCTCGCGTCCTTCATTCTGTCGCGCACGCTGGTGCCGACGATGGCGAAATATCTCTTGAAGGAGCACCATGTCGCTGCCGCATGA
- a CDS encoding efflux RND transporter periplasmic adaptor subunit, protein MTRLGGRGLAIAAILLCVLYVAYRVYDSKSDAALLRDTTLKDAIPTVAIVHPKPGASTETITLPGNIVGWYEAPIYARVTGYVKMWYKDYGDQVREGDILAEINAPDLDAEYAQAKADLDTERARYKLAEVTAQRWAALRPNHAVSEQSITVKEQELKAEAAKVKAAEQKVRNIEAFIRFKTIVAPFNGVVTQRTINVGDLVSKEGTIATPNAKSNLFTVADVHMLRLFVSVPETFGPFLQAGLTADVTVPQLPNRHFTAQFLTVAKGFDISTRTAVTVFTIENDDRALWPGSYAQVHLTAPVDRQVFMIPSTALVFQEHGTQVALVTDEDRIHLQPITVSKLMDNAVEVAEGVSLNARLVNNPSAALLEGDKVRVVTPASGYDLVSHPSPMPGTASKEP, encoded by the coding sequence ATGACGAGGCTGGGAGGTAGAGGCCTTGCTATCGCGGCAATCCTGCTGTGTGTACTGTACGTGGCATATCGAGTGTACGACAGCAAAAGCGATGCGGCCTTGCTGCGGGACACCACACTTAAAGACGCAATCCCGACCGTCGCCATTGTTCATCCCAAACCGGGCGCGTCGACCGAAACGATCACGCTTCCGGGCAATATTGTCGGCTGGTATGAAGCGCCCATCTATGCCCGCGTCACCGGCTACGTCAAAATGTGGTACAAGGACTACGGCGATCAGGTCAGGGAAGGCGACATCCTCGCCGAAATTAATGCGCCCGATCTCGACGCGGAATATGCGCAGGCCAAGGCGGATCTGGACACGGAACGCGCCCGGTACAAACTGGCCGAGGTCACCGCGCAACGCTGGGCGGCGCTCCGCCCGAACCATGCGGTGTCAGAACAGTCCATTACTGTCAAGGAACAGGAGCTCAAAGCCGAAGCGGCGAAGGTAAAGGCCGCGGAACAAAAAGTGCGAAACATCGAGGCCTTCATCCGGTTCAAAACCATCGTCGCGCCCTTCAACGGCGTGGTGACGCAACGGACCATCAACGTCGGCGACCTCGTCAGCAAAGAAGGCACCATCGCCACTCCGAACGCCAAGAGCAACCTGTTCACGGTGGCCGATGTCCATATGCTCCGTCTTTTCGTCAGTGTGCCGGAGACGTTCGGGCCGTTCCTCCAGGCCGGCCTGACGGCCGACGTGACCGTGCCCCAATTGCCCAATCGCCATTTCACCGCACAATTCCTGACCGTCGCCAAAGGATTCGATATCAGCACGCGGACGGCAGTGACGGTCTTTACGATCGAGAACGATGACCGGGCGCTCTGGCCCGGCTCCTACGCACAGGTCCATCTGACCGCGCCCGTTGATCGGCAGGTGTTCATGATTCCCTCCACTGCATTGGTGTTCCAGGAGCATGGCACACAGGTAGCCCTGGTCACGGATGAAGACCGCATTCATCTCCAGCCCATCACCGTGAGCAAACTCATGGACAATGCCGTCGAGGTGGCCGAAGGAGTCTCCTTGAATGCGCGGCTCGTGAACAATCCCAGTGCCGCCTTGCTTGAAGGCGACAAGGTCCGGGTCGTGACGCCGGCATCGGGGTATGACCTCGTCAGCCATCCGTCCCCCATGCCCGGCACCGCGTCGAAAGAGCCATAA
- a CDS encoding multidrug efflux RND transporter permease subunit: MDFSKFFIDRPIFAAVLSIVIFAAGLIAIPILPISEYPEVVPPAVIVRAIYPGANPKVIAETVSTPLEEQINGVENMMYMKSVAGSDGVLQMTITFRPGTDPDSAQVQVQNRVSQALSRLPSEVVSLGVTTQKQSPTFLVMVQLLSPEGKYDALYLRNYANIKIKDELARLPGVGQVQIFGSGDYAMRIWLNPDKIASRGMTASDVVAAVREQNIQVSAGQLGAEPIAKDTDFLISINAQGRLRTAQEFGNIVLKIGAGGEVVRLSDVARIELGANDYTLRGQLDNQDAPPIGIFQAPGANALTVRDAVIAKMEELKTRFPPGLTYRSDYDTTVFVRDSIQAVVQTLMEAILLVVLVVILFLQTWRASIIPLIAVPVSVVGTFAALYLFGFSINTLTLFGLVLAIGIVVDDAIVVVENVERNIEEGRTPLQAAHQAMQEVSGPIVAIALVLCAVFVPMAFLSGVTGQFYKQFAVTIAISTVISAINSLTLSPALAAKLLKGHDTPKDALSRLIERLFGWVFRPFNRFFKASSNGYQGTVARTLKHRGSVFAVYALLLVVTGMLFQVVPRGFIPTQDKLYLMAGVKLPEGASLERTDAVLRQVVAISKTVDGIAHVVAMTGLNPLQFTNTPNYGLAFLILKPFDERHRSAKEISEEMNQKISAIKEGITFVLMPPPILGLGNGAGYGLFVEDRAGLGFGALQNAVGGLQGAVMQTPGMGYPISGYQANVPQLDAEVDRVKTKTQGIALTDLFATMQIYLGSAYVNDFNLFGRTWRVYAQADGDFRGKVEDIANLKTRNDRGEMVPIGSMVKFSQTYGPDPVLRYNGYPAADFMGEADPTKFSSAQAMDTIRDIAGKVLPNGMTIEWTDLSFQEASQGKAALLVFPIAILLAFLVLAALYESWTLPLAVILIVPMCMLCALAGVKLTGGDNNTFVQVGLVVLMGLACKNAILIVEFARELELQGKGIVEAALESCRLRLRPIVMTSVAFIAGTVPLVLSHGAGAEVRSATGITVFAGMIGVTLFGLFLTPVFYVGLRMLSGRKLVRHDEAMEVVQPAGHVSGVAYERRET; the protein is encoded by the coding sequence ATGGACTTTTCCAAGTTTTTTATCGATCGGCCGATCTTCGCCGCGGTGCTGTCGATTGTGATCTTCGCCGCCGGGCTGATCGCCATTCCCATCCTGCCGATCAGCGAATACCCCGAAGTCGTTCCACCGGCCGTCATCGTGCGCGCCATTTACCCGGGGGCCAACCCCAAGGTGATCGCGGAAACTGTCTCCACGCCGCTGGAAGAACAGATCAACGGCGTCGAGAACATGATGTACATGAAGTCGGTCGCCGGCTCCGACGGCGTGTTGCAGATGACGATCACGTTCCGTCCGGGGACCGATCCGGATTCGGCTCAGGTGCAGGTGCAAAACCGCGTCAGCCAGGCGCTCTCACGGTTGCCGTCGGAAGTGGTCAGCCTGGGCGTGACCACACAGAAACAGTCGCCGACCTTCTTGGTGATGGTGCAGCTGCTCTCACCGGAAGGCAAATACGATGCGCTCTACCTGCGCAACTACGCCAACATCAAAATCAAAGATGAACTGGCGCGCTTGCCCGGTGTCGGCCAGGTGCAGATTTTCGGCAGCGGCGACTATGCGATGCGGATCTGGCTCAACCCGGACAAGATCGCGTCGCGCGGGATGACCGCCAGTGATGTGGTCGCCGCCGTGCGAGAGCAAAACATCCAAGTCTCAGCCGGGCAGCTGGGCGCGGAACCCATCGCGAAAGACACCGACTTTCTCATCTCCATCAATGCCCAAGGCCGTCTGCGCACGGCCCAGGAGTTCGGCAATATCGTATTGAAAATCGGCGCGGGCGGCGAGGTGGTTCGCCTGTCCGACGTGGCGCGCATCGAACTCGGCGCCAATGACTATACGCTGCGCGGACAACTCGACAATCAAGACGCCCCGCCCATCGGTATCTTTCAGGCTCCCGGCGCGAACGCGCTGACCGTCCGCGATGCCGTGATCGCCAAAATGGAAGAACTCAAGACGCGCTTCCCTCCCGGCCTTACGTACCGCTCGGACTACGACACTACGGTGTTCGTGCGTGATTCCATCCAAGCCGTCGTCCAGACGCTGATGGAAGCGATTTTGCTCGTCGTGCTCGTCGTCATCCTGTTCCTGCAAACCTGGCGTGCGTCGATTATTCCGTTGATCGCCGTGCCGGTGTCGGTAGTCGGCACGTTTGCCGCGCTATACCTGTTCGGCTTTTCGATCAATACGCTGACCCTCTTCGGGCTCGTCCTCGCGATCGGCATCGTGGTGGATGACGCGATCGTGGTGGTGGAAAACGTCGAGCGTAACATCGAGGAAGGACGCACGCCGCTCCAGGCGGCACACCAGGCCATGCAGGAAGTCTCGGGCCCGATCGTCGCGATCGCGCTCGTGTTGTGTGCCGTATTCGTGCCGATGGCCTTTCTGAGCGGTGTCACCGGCCAGTTCTACAAACAGTTCGCCGTGACGATCGCCATTTCGACGGTGATCTCGGCCATCAATTCACTCACCCTCTCACCGGCCTTGGCAGCCAAACTCCTCAAAGGCCACGACACCCCGAAGGACGCCCTGTCGCGGTTGATCGAACGTCTCTTCGGCTGGGTGTTCCGGCCGTTCAATCGCTTTTTCAAGGCCAGTTCCAACGGGTATCAAGGCACCGTCGCGCGCACGTTGAAACATCGCGGCTCTGTCTTTGCCGTCTATGCATTGCTCTTGGTCGTCACCGGCATGTTGTTCCAAGTGGTCCCTCGCGGCTTCATTCCCACCCAGGACAAGTTGTACTTGATGGCCGGGGTAAAACTACCGGAAGGTGCCTCGCTTGAACGCACCGATGCGGTGTTGCGGCAGGTCGTCGCGATCAGCAAGACCGTGGACGGCATCGCCCACGTCGTGGCCATGACAGGACTGAACCCGTTACAGTTTACCAACACGCCGAACTACGGCCTCGCCTTCCTGATTTTGAAGCCGTTCGACGAGCGCCACCGCAGCGCCAAGGAAATCAGCGAGGAGATGAATCAAAAGATCTCCGCCATCAAGGAAGGCATCACCTTCGTGTTGATGCCGCCGCCGATTCTTGGGCTCGGTAACGGCGCCGGGTATGGGCTTTTCGTCGAAGACCGGGCGGGACTTGGCTTCGGTGCGCTGCAGAATGCCGTGGGCGGTCTGCAAGGGGCCGTCATGCAGACACCGGGGATGGGCTACCCGATCTCCGGCTATCAGGCCAACGTGCCGCAGCTCGACGCCGAGGTGGACCGCGTCAAGACCAAGACACAGGGCATCGCGTTGACGGACCTATTCGCCACGATGCAGATCTACCTCGGTTCGGCCTACGTCAACGACTTCAATTTGTTCGGCCGCACCTGGCGCGTGTATGCGCAAGCCGACGGCGATTTTCGTGGCAAGGTCGAAGACATCGCCAATCTCAAAACGCGCAACGACCGCGGCGAAATGGTCCCGATCGGCTCGATGGTGAAATTCAGCCAAACGTATGGGCCGGATCCGGTGCTGCGCTACAACGGTTATCCTGCTGCCGATTTCATGGGAGAGGCCGATCCCACCAAGTTCTCGTCGGCACAGGCGATGGACACGATTCGCGACATTGCTGGAAAGGTATTGCCGAACGGCATGACCATCGAATGGACCGATTTGAGCTTTCAGGAAGCGTCGCAAGGCAAGGCGGCTCTGTTGGTGTTTCCCATAGCCATCCTGTTGGCCTTCCTCGTACTCGCCGCGCTCTATGAGTCCTGGACCTTGCCGCTGGCGGTGATCCTCATCGTGCCGATGTGCATGCTCTGCGCACTCGCCGGCGTCAAACTCACCGGGGGTGATAACAATACGTTCGTGCAGGTCGGCCTGGTGGTGCTGATGGGTTTGGCGTGTAAGAATGCGATCCTGATCGTCGAATTTGCGCGCGAGTTGGAACTGCAGGGGAAGGGCATCGTGGAGGCAGCCCTTGAGTCTTGCCGTCTCCGGTTGCGCCCCATCGTGATGACGTCGGTCGCCTTCATCGCCGGCACGGTTCCACTCGTGCTCTCACATGGCGCCGGTGCGGAAGTGCGTTCGGCCACCGGCATCACCGTGTTCGCCGGCATGATCGGCGTGACCCTGTTCGGCTTATTTCTGACCCCGGTGTTTTATGTCGGCCTGCGTATGTTGTCCGGACGCAAGCTGGTCAGGCACGATGAAGCAATGGAAGTGGTGCAGCCGGCAGGTCACGTGAGCGGAGTCGCATACGAAAGACGTGAAACGTAA
- the modA gene encoding molybdate ABC transporter substrate-binding protein has translation MAGLPLLTLATLLFNLMVGIGMSEAVAQAEPLAVAATPSLKPAFHEIVPMFENEFGVKVAVQYGPSQVLRRQIEQGAPVDVFLPGAVDELEILHRKGLTLNGGPRIYAQTSLVLVMSASSRALAVSLRDEYPNRTMRLVLGDPQTSALGAITSRALTMLDPGFKQRFKTIYARQSDEVMHAVQDGSADVGIVFRSDAIGNGHVRIIDETPAGAHITVRFGEAVVSTCREESREAAEQFSNFITSPRIQKLLHKYGFEPVTSLARGERGKQVAP, from the coding sequence ATGGCTGGATTACCTCTACTGACGCTGGCAACCCTCCTGTTCAATCTCATGGTCGGAATCGGGATGAGCGAGGCGGTGGCTCAAGCAGAGCCTCTTGCGGTTGCCGCGACCCCGAGCCTCAAACCGGCGTTCCATGAAATTGTTCCGATGTTCGAGAACGAGTTTGGCGTGAAGGTCGCGGTGCAATACGGACCTTCGCAGGTCCTGCGCCGGCAGATCGAGCAAGGAGCCCCGGTCGATGTGTTCTTGCCGGGAGCGGTGGACGAGTTAGAGATCCTACACCGCAAGGGATTGACGCTCAACGGCGGGCCACGGATCTATGCGCAGACCTCCCTGGTGCTGGTGATGTCGGCCTCCTCCCGAGCGTTGGCGGTCTCGTTGCGCGACGAATACCCCAATCGCACGATGCGCCTGGTCCTCGGTGATCCGCAGACGTCGGCATTAGGTGCGATTACGAGTCGAGCGTTGACCATGTTGGATCCAGGGTTCAAGCAGCGATTCAAAACGATCTACGCCAGGCAAAGCGATGAGGTGATGCATGCGGTGCAGGACGGGAGCGCTGACGTGGGCATTGTGTTCCGGTCGGATGCCATCGGCAATGGTCACGTGAGGATCATCGACGAGACACCAGCTGGCGCGCACATTACCGTGCGATTCGGGGAAGCGGTCGTGTCAACGTGCCGCGAGGAATCCCGCGAGGCGGCTGAACAGTTTTCCAATTTCATTACCAGCCCGCGTATTCAAAAACTGCTGCACAAATACGGGTTTGAGCCGGTGACCTCACTTGCGCGGGGAGAGAGAGGCAAGCAGGTGGCGCCATAG
- a CDS encoding efflux RND transporter permease subunit yields the protein MSLPHEPREQIAAPDSRNPFVRFQKQFERRFNQTVERYGTLLERMIAHRRSFVTIMLTIALSSLVLFFLLGRDYFPEIRSGVIQMHMRAPLGTRIEVSGRIATLVSATIKELLPGQVENIVSNCGLPVGPHNLAFIPTPTIGPQDCDLTILLTDEKSPVWEHRIKLRRGLKERYPGTEFTFQPSDLTAQILNFGAPAPIDVQVNGPEMYANYEFARRLAGAFREIPGAVDVVIQQTMRTPTLMVEGNRTFGLGVNRTLKDMADNLLMTTAGSQQVDQVYWLDPSTGMSYLINVYTPQPQINSINSLKTVPVDASTDIAENNVQLLGNLADISATGTPGVITHGNIMPLFDIYVSAEGRDLGGVLADVQREVTRLAHEKPRSADVQIHGQASLMYEAYAELIFGLLASILLVYLLIVVNFQSWLDPFIIITALPGALAGIAWALFLSHTRLSEPALTGAILTMGTGTANSILVVSYARERLQEHGDALLAALEAGKTRFRPVLMTASAMILGMVPMATGYSQNAPLGRAVIGGLLMATLFTLFFVPCVYAIVYSRRPATDRGAPLP from the coding sequence ATGTCGCTGCCGCATGAACCGCGAGAACAGATCGCCGCACCAGACTCGCGCAATCCCTTCGTGCGCTTTCAGAAGCAATTCGAACGCCGGTTCAATCAGACCGTCGAGCGCTACGGGACGTTGCTGGAACGGATGATCGCCCATCGGCGCTCGTTCGTCACGATCATGCTGACGATCGCCTTGAGCTCACTCGTCCTGTTTTTCCTGCTCGGTCGCGACTATTTTCCCGAGATCAGATCGGGCGTGATTCAGATGCACATGCGAGCGCCGCTAGGCACACGCATCGAAGTGTCGGGTCGCATCGCGACCCTGGTCTCCGCGACCATCAAAGAATTGCTACCGGGCCAGGTGGAGAACATCGTCAGCAATTGCGGCCTGCCGGTCGGACCGCACAATCTGGCCTTCATTCCGACGCCGACGATCGGGCCACAAGATTGCGATCTGACCATCCTCCTGACGGATGAAAAATCGCCGGTCTGGGAACATCGCATCAAGCTCCGCAGGGGATTGAAAGAGCGATATCCCGGTACGGAATTCACCTTTCAGCCGTCCGACCTGACCGCACAAATTCTGAATTTCGGCGCACCAGCGCCGATCGACGTGCAGGTCAACGGGCCCGAGATGTACGCCAACTACGAATTCGCCCGCAGGTTAGCAGGCGCGTTCCGCGAGATTCCCGGCGCCGTCGACGTGGTGATCCAGCAGACCATGCGCACGCCGACCCTCATGGTCGAAGGCAATCGCACCTTCGGACTCGGGGTCAATCGCACGTTGAAGGACATGGCCGACAATCTACTCATGACGACCGCCGGCAGCCAACAGGTGGATCAAGTGTATTGGCTCGATCCCTCAACTGGGATGTCGTACCTGATCAACGTCTATACGCCGCAGCCCCAGATCAACAGCATCAACAGTCTCAAGACCGTCCCTGTAGACGCATCGACGGATATCGCAGAGAACAATGTGCAATTGCTCGGTAATTTGGCAGATATCTCTGCCACGGGTACCCCGGGCGTCATCACGCACGGAAATATCATGCCGCTGTTCGACATCTATGTCTCGGCCGAAGGACGCGATCTCGGGGGGGTCCTGGCGGATGTGCAGCGGGAAGTCACGCGGCTCGCGCACGAGAAACCTCGCAGCGCGGACGTGCAAATCCATGGTCAGGCGTCGCTGATGTATGAAGCCTACGCTGAGCTGATCTTCGGCCTGCTTGCCTCGATCCTGCTGGTCTATCTGCTGATCGTGGTCAACTTTCAGTCCTGGCTCGATCCCTTTATCATCATCACGGCCTTGCCCGGCGCCTTGGCCGGTATCGCTTGGGCGCTATTCCTGAGCCATACCCGGTTGTCGGAGCCAGCCCTGACCGGTGCCATCTTGACCATGGGGACAGGGACCGCCAATTCAATCCTCGTCGTATCCTACGCGCGCGAGCGGCTTCAAGAACATGGTGACGCGCTGCTCGCTGCGCTCGAAGCCGGAAAGACTCGCTTCCGGCCGGTGCTCATGACGGCCTCAGCGATGATCCTCGGCATGGTCCCCATGGCCACCGGGTATTCTCAGAATGCGCCTCTCGGACGGGCCGTCATCGGCGGCTTGCTCATGGCAACGTTGTTTACATTGTTTTTCGTGCCGTGCGTCTATGCGATAGTCTACAGTCGACGCCCGGCTACAGACAGAGGAGCACCCTTACCATGA
- a CDS encoding MarR family transcriptional regulator, which translates to MKRVKRASRIKSREQASVSPCISTVPRHRLVELLWSFAPAYQRWSESLLVEKGLSPQRLRILGSIHERGPRIMSDLKKELGVTATNVTALVDSLENDGLVVRRRHPTDRRATVIELSDKVMTELSPRCTEYKEQVAELFSDLSDQECKAFVKTLEKLWSRLQG; encoded by the coding sequence ATGAAACGTGTGAAGCGCGCCTCGCGAATCAAATCCAGGGAGCAGGCATCCGTCTCGCCATGCATCTCCACAGTGCCGCGGCACCGGTTGGTTGAACTGTTGTGGAGTTTCGCCCCGGCCTATCAACGGTGGTCGGAATCGCTGTTGGTGGAGAAAGGGTTATCGCCTCAGCGGTTGCGCATCCTTGGTTCCATTCATGAGCGCGGCCCCAGGATCATGAGCGACCTCAAAAAAGAACTCGGCGTGACGGCGACGAACGTCACGGCGCTCGTCGATTCGCTGGAAAACGACGGATTGGTCGTGCGGAGACGACACCCCACGGATCGCCGCGCCACCGTCATCGAACTCTCGGACAAAGTCATGACCGAGCTCTCCCCGCGCTGTACGGAATATAAGGAGCAGGTGGCGGAATTGTTTTCAGACCTGAGCGACCAGGAGTGTAAAGCGTTCGTCAAAACGCTCGAGAAGCTGTGGAGTCGCTTGCAGGGGTAG
- a CDS encoding efflux RND transporter periplasmic adaptor subunit: MRTIRYTPWLLAAFLTAAGCNNEQASSGGQAPPPPEVGVAQVISKPVQQWDEYTGRISAIDTVELRPRASGYVQRVAYKEGQDVKQGDLMFLIDPRPYRAALENAQAQLSRARVAQQLETIRNKRAQALIDDNAISHEELDLRRAAQAQSAADVHAAEAAVATAKLNLSFTEVRAPVSGRASRALVTVGNLATADDTLLTTVVSQDPMYVYFDADENSYLRYREQERRNERSAQDNAVHVGLANETGYPHSGRVDFLDTQVNPTLGTVRARAVLPNPDRIFTPGLFARVQFVSSQKSQALMIDDKAILTDQDRKYVYAIDKEGKAQRKDIVLGGIADGLRVVQSGLSPDDRIVVVGLQKVFYPGMPVTPAEVPMDKSSAPAAPSTMVGK; encoded by the coding sequence ATGCGCACGATTCGATACACACCATGGTTGCTGGCCGCGTTCCTAACGGCGGCCGGCTGCAACAACGAACAGGCCAGCAGCGGCGGGCAAGCGCCACCGCCTCCTGAGGTCGGGGTCGCCCAGGTGATCTCGAAGCCGGTGCAACAGTGGGACGAATACACGGGCCGCATCAGCGCCATCGACACGGTGGAATTGCGCCCACGCGCCAGTGGCTACGTACAGCGAGTGGCCTACAAGGAAGGCCAGGATGTGAAACAGGGCGACTTGATGTTCCTGATCGACCCCCGTCCCTACCGCGCCGCTCTGGAGAATGCCCAGGCGCAACTATCACGCGCGCGCGTGGCGCAGCAGTTGGAGACGATCCGCAACAAGCGCGCCCAGGCCTTGATCGACGATAACGCGATCTCGCACGAAGAACTCGACTTGCGGCGCGCGGCGCAGGCGCAAAGCGCGGCGGATGTCCATGCCGCCGAAGCCGCGGTGGCCACCGCCAAGCTCAACTTGTCTTTCACGGAGGTTCGCGCCCCGGTTTCAGGACGGGCGAGCCGGGCTTTGGTGACGGTCGGGAATCTGGCGACCGCCGACGACACGCTGCTCACGACGGTAGTGTCGCAAGATCCGATGTATGTCTATTTCGATGCCGACGAAAACAGCTACCTGCGCTACAGGGAACAGGAACGCAGGAATGAACGCAGCGCGCAGGACAATGCCGTGCATGTCGGCCTTGCCAACGAAACCGGCTATCCGCATAGCGGCCGCGTCGATTTTCTCGATACGCAGGTGAATCCCACCCTCGGCACCGTACGCGCTCGCGCCGTGCTGCCGAATCCCGATCGCATCTTTACCCCCGGCCTTTTTGCCCGCGTGCAGTTCGTCAGCAGCCAAAAATCCCAGGCTCTCATGATCGACGACAAGGCGATTCTCACCGACCAGGACCGTAAGTATGTGTATGCGATCGACAAGGAGGGAAAGGCGCAACGCAAGGACATTGTGTTGGGCGGCATAGCGGACGGGTTACGCGTGGTGCAATCCGGTCTCTCGCCGGATGACAGGATCGTGGTGGTCGGCCTGCAGAAAGTGTTTTATCCCGGGATGCCGGTCACTCCAGCGGAAGTCCCGATGGACAAATCCTCGGCGCCGGCCGCACCTTCAACCATGGTCGGGAAGTAG